The following proteins are co-located in the Camelina sativa cultivar DH55 chromosome 12, Cs, whole genome shotgun sequence genome:
- the LOC104733500 gene encoding uncharacterized protein LOC104733500, with translation MSSSSSYFRSWMDGPMLDPESNLLNDEYARGVGEFMELACQQPIVLQTRKLKCPCSICRNSHNIRIDLVWGHLYLNGFMPGYKIWFLHGERPEYISSSEPYIVDSVEEPRTEVDYGVGTVEMVNDAYRENMQSMGQNVDRLEEPNAEACKFFSMLDAAKQPLYEGCREGHSALSSASRLMTIKTDYNLAEECVDAITDFVKDILPEDNHFPGTYYEIQKLVAGLGLPYQMIDVCEDNCMIYWREDEDRTRCRFCQKPRYQETSGRVPVPYKRMWYLPITERLKQLYQSERTAGPMRWHAEHRSNGEITHPSDAEAWRHFQSVYPDFAYEPRNVYIGLSTDGFNPFGKHGRQYSLWPVIVTPYNLPPSLCMCREFLFLSIFVPGPDHPKRSLDVFLQPLIYELKMLWDHGTTAYDVSTKQNFQMRAALMWFKLVLALLG, from the coding sequence atgtcttcttcttcttcttattttcgaTCGTGGATGGACGGACCGATGCTTGATCCAGAATCAAATTTATTGAATGATGAGTATGCTCGTGGTGTAGGCGAGTTTATGGAGTTGGCATGTCAACAACCGATCGTTCTTCAAACCCGTAAGTTGAAATGTCCATGTTCGATTTGCCGGAATTCTCACAATATTAGGATTGATTTAGTATGGGGTCATCTTTATTTGAATGGTTTTATGCCGGGTTACAAAATTTGGTTTCTCCATGGTGAAAGACCAGAGTATATTAGTTCTAGCGAACCATATATTGTTGATAGCGTAGAGGAACCTAGAACAGAAGTAGATTATGGTGTGGGTACTGTtgagatggtgaatgatgcatataGGGAAAACATGCAATCGATGGGTCAAAATGTTGATAGGTTAGAGGAACCTAATGCAGAGGCATGcaagtttttttctatgttgGACGCAGCTAAGCAGCCGTTATATGAAGGTTGTAGGGAAGGTCATTCGGCTTTATCATCTGCAAGCAGATTGATGACCATAAAGACGGACTACAATTTGGCTGAGGAATGTGTGGATGCGATAACAGATTTTGTGAAAGACATTTTGCCTGAAGATAATCATTTTCCAGGTACATATTACGAGATTCAGAAATTGGTCGCCGGTCTTGGTTTGCCGTATCAAATGATAgatgtatgcgaagataatTGCATGATCTAttggagagaagacgaagatagGACAAGGTGTCGATTTTGTCAAAAACCAAGATATCAGGAAACAAGCGGTAGGGTTCCAGTTCCATATAAGCGGATGTGGTATTTACCGATCACAGAAAGGCTGAAGCAATTATATCAATCTGAGCGTACGGCTGGTCCAATGAGATGGCACGCAGAACATAGATCAAACGGAGAGATTACGCATCCTTCAGATGCAGAAGCATGGAGGCATTTCCAATCTGTGTATCCAGATTTTGCGTATGAGCCAAGAAACGTGTACATAGGATTATCTACAGATGGTTTCAACCCATTTGGAAAGCATGGAAGGCAATATTCGTTGTGGCCAGTAATCGTAACACCTTATAACTTACCGCCATCTTTGTGCATGTGTCGagagtttcttttcctttcgaTTTTTGTTCCCGGTCCAGATCATCCAAAGAGATCTCTTGATGTGTTTCTGCAACCGTTGATATATGAGCTAAAAATGTTATGGGATCATGGTACTACAGCATATGACGTTTCAACCAAGCAGAATTTCCAGATGCGTGCAGCACTTATGTGGTTTAAATTGGTTTTGGCTCTCCTTGGGTAA